A region from the Triticum urartu cultivar G1812 chromosome 1, Tu2.1, whole genome shotgun sequence genome encodes:
- the LOC125537798 gene encoding bidirectional sugar transporter SWEET6a-like: protein MVSADAARNIVGIVGNVISFGLFLSPVPTFWRIIKAKDVEEFKPDPYLATLLNCMLWVFYGLPIVHPNSILVVTINGIGLVIESAYLIIFFIYATRNTRLKMLGVLAVEALFMVAVVAGVLLGAHTHEKRSMIVGILCVIFGSVMYASPLTIMGKVIKTRSVEYMPFVLSLVNFLNGCCWTAYALIKFDLYITIPNGLGAVFGLAQLILYGCYYRSTPKEGKNVELPTVKVTKNSVGGGRVSVTVEK, encoded by the exons ATGGTTTCCGCCGACGCCGCCCGCAACATCGTCGGCATCGTCGGCAATGTCATCTCCTTCGGGCTCTTCCTCTCCCCTGT GCCGACGTTCTGGCGGATCAtcaaggccaaggacgtggaggAGTTCAAGCCGGACCCCTACCTGGCGACGCTGCTCAACTGCATGCTCTGGGTCTTCTACGGCCTCCCCATCGTCCACCCCAACAGCATCCTCGTCGTCACCATCAACGGGATCGGGCTCGTCATCGAGAGCGCCTACCTCATCATATTCTTCATCTACGCCACCAGGAACACACGG TTGAAGATGCTCGGCGTGCTCGCCGTCGAGGCCTTGTTCATGGTGGCCGTGGTGGCCGGCGTGCTCCTCGGCGCCCACACCCACGAGAAGCGCTCCATGATCGTCGGCATCCTCTGCGTCATCTTCGGCTCGGTCATGTACGCCTCCCCGCTCACCATCATG GGTAAAGTGATCAAGACCAGGAGCGTGGAGTACATGCCATTCGTCCTCTCCCTGGTGAACTTCCTCAACGGCTGCTGCTGGACGGCCTATGCGCTCATCAAGTTCGACCTCTACATCACG ATCCCCAATGGACTCGGTGCCGTCTTTGGTCTCGCCCAGCTGATCCTCTACGGCTGCTACTACAGGTCGACTCCCAAGGAGGGGAAGAATGTCGAGCTGCCTACCGTCAAAGTCACAAAGAACAGCGTTGGCGGCGGCAGGGTCTCCGTCACCGTTGAGAAATAA